One region of Primulina tabacum isolate GXHZ01 chromosome 17, ASM2559414v2, whole genome shotgun sequence genomic DNA includes:
- the LOC142531981 gene encoding cell division control protein 48 homolog C-like has product MGQLLMSLNQLGFNQEAFEKTFSSGERGINLSGGQKQRIQFARALYKGADIYLLDDPFSAVDAHTALGLFNEYVIEALSTKTNLLVTHQIDFLPAFDSILKAAAMLCPLARGRFSVQTIVKWEEVGGLLSLKKDLEKYIVYPIKALKDNQDFCIDQWTGILLYGPPGCGKTLIAKAVANKAGANFIPFQGLGMLYEVDKDLKSALRKMFDESRANTPCILFFDHVDVFCIKSGEKGGYVMEQLFSQLLLELEKIEAARGVYVIGATNRPDLLDPALLTQRIS; this is encoded by the exons ATGGGACAATTGCTTATGTCTCTCAATCAGCTTGGATTCAATCAGGAAGCATTCGAGAAAACATTCTCTTCAG GAGAAAGAGGAATAAACCTTAGTGGTGGCCAAAAACAACGGATTCAGTTTGCTCGTGCTCTTTATAAGGGTGCTGATATATATCTCTTGGATGATCCATTTAGTGCTGTTGATGCACACACTGCCCTGGGTTTGTTTAAC GAATATGTAATTGAAGCCCTCTCAACAAAGACAAATTTGCTCGTGACTCATCAAATTGATTTTCTTCCTGCATTTGATTCTATCTTG AAAGCAGCTGCAATGCTATGTCCTTTGGCTAGAGGACGATTTTCCGTTCAGACAATTGTCAAGTGGGAAGAAGTTGGAGGGCTTCTATCGCTCAAAAAAGACCTCGAAAAATACATAGTTTATCCAATAAAGGCCCTCAAAGATAATCAG GACTTCTGTATTGATCAATGGACTGGAATTTTGCTGTATGGCCCTCCAGGCTGTGGCAAGACGCTGATTGCAAAGGCTGTTGCAAACAAAGCCGGAGCAAATTTCATTCCTTTTCAG GGCCTTGGAATGCTATATGAAGTTGACAAGGATCTCAAATCAGCGTTGAGGAAAATGTTCGACGAGTCAAGAGCAAATACTCCATGCATACTCTTCTTTGATCAC GTGGATGTATTCTGCATAAAGTCTGGTGAAAAAGGTGGATATGTCATGGAGCAACTTTTCAGTCAG CTACTATTGGAGCTTGAAAAGATAGAAGCAGCACGGGGTGTTTATGTCATCGGTGCCACAAATAG ACCTGATCTTTTGGATCCAGCTCTTCTTACACAAAGGATTTCATAA